The DNA segment TGTTAGGTTTGCCATATCGAGAAAGCCACTGTTAGTTTATCCAATTATCCAGACAAAGAGATGAACAGAGAAACAGGGAAATATACTAGTATCATAATTTTGTGAAGGCTTGCAGCCTCGCAAAGACCTAAAAAATGCTAGCAAGCTTCCACAACGTCTGTTTACAACTTAAATCCCCAGCAGTTAATAGGGTCGAACGTTCGCTGAAACAACAGTGCTAGCATATAGCCAGAAATCTGACACTTCATAGTTGGTTCAAAAAGCAATGTGGAAATGTGCACAACTGCTTATGAGAAATGTATCTGCAACAGCAAACCTTCTTAAACTGACGATCACCCAAAGCTCTAGATACTTCAATGCGACCTTGTAATCTGCCATTAGGGCCAACAGATCCTCCAGCCTTTGTAGGGAAAACATGTTAAAATGAATCAAGAGTCAacacaaatcaaaatcaaaatcaaaatataatgatagaaCTAACAAGCTCATATAGTAATTGCCAATTCATCAAAACCACAAGGGACTAAACTAAATAAACGACATGAAGCAAATCAAAAAAGGATCTGAAACCTTTTGCAAAGCAATAAATCAAGAAATGATAACATACTCATAATATAAACAAGCTAACTGAAACCACATAAAAGTGGGGTAATCACCGGCATATGATTGAAGCACAAATGCATTAAGTTGTTCAAGGAATAACCCATAATGAAAACGGATATTAACAACGCCAGAGCTACATTCATATTTGCAGTTGTGTAGCATAATCAGATTAGGTTTAACTGGTTACGGTGCATGCAGCATGATTACATTGGAAAATCTAGAGCAAGAAAGGACTTCATTATATTAAATAACAGTGCACAAAACAGAATATACattttaaactttcaaaacgAAACTGAGATGAAATTTGGCAGGAAAACTGAAATAAATGTTGAAAGTAAAGCAACAAGTTACCTTTTGGATTCGAGCACGTTCTTGTGGAAAGATTGCTTTATGTTCTCTGGTCAAAACAATAGCCTTCAGTTGACTTTTGGCATCATCCACTGCACCTTCACCATCAGCTGATGTGGAACGAGCTAATACAGCTTTAGCATCTCCAGCATTTGCAACAACcacctttttttcaaaaataaaataaacaacaatCACATAATCGACAATATATTTCACTACATAAACAATAGAACAGTTGTGATCCAGtagttcaaaatttaaaactatagAGCACAGAGCTGAAACCAAAGCACATAGCattgaaagaaacaaaatagtAAACCACATGATTTAAGCTTATACAAATAAAAAGTAGATTGGACCTACGTACAGTAAACCACATGATTTAAACAACTCAGCAAGAAATGACATGCAGATGATCACGATATAAAATATGGGCCCTCATGAACCATCGAGAACCTCTAACTAAGAGGGCTGAAAGTAAGCACCAACACATTTCTATCACCTCTTAAATCTTGTCACTATCGATACTCCCAAAGtcaaaatccaaaaatataataatgtgaAAATATTATGAGTACACAAAATTCCCTTGTTACTGAAAACTAACCGTCTGCCCCAGGACCCAGACACAGACAGCTGTTGCACCATCTTGCCAGTTTCCTATAGTATAATAAGGAAATAGGTAGAAATTCAGTAGTATAGagtaaaaaatcatatgaaacaaaaatgaaactaacaaaatttacataataGAGTTTCAAAATCTACCTCAATGCTGGGCACAATACAATGTTTATTATTAGTTGTCACCAAAACAGAAATGTATTCCTTTTATTGTTGTGAAATAGGAAAGTCGAATGAAATCCAATCTGATTAAATAATAAATATCTCTCCTTGTCCAAGCAGAAGGAAAAGGAGACAATTTGAGCAGACCTTTAGTATCTCTAATTAGCTCTGCTGCTCACCAAAATAATTATCTCATTATATGCATTTTGTTGACAGCATCAGCTAAACTATACACTACGAACCACTAGCTACAAATTTTAACCACCAAAGAAGGCTATTTATGGTCAGGTAACTGATAACAATGCAGAACATTAAGTAGATTTGCAATAACAATTTTCAGCCAATATAGTAGAATGGCCAGATATTATTCTTATCTGGGCCATAAACACTATATTGGGTCAGAGGTGACTGTAAAGCAGAGGTCTATGGTAAATGTGCAGGCCAACTTTTCCACACGAATTGGATATTGCAGAAGAGTAATGGAGAtatgggaaaatatgtagtggaaCCTACAACTTAGCTGGAAACTTTTGCATGGAATTTCAGAAAATATATAAGGAAAATCACAAATGTAGGGAAGATGTAATTAGACAACCATACAAAATTTTTAACAACAAATTCAGACTTCGTTTGTGAGGTATGAAATTAACAATGGCAATGAAGAAACACTATACctgtttttttgttattttgtttttcacTGTTTCTCGATTTCCTATCTCATAGATGGAGAGGAGTTTCATCTTGATATTTTGTATGATTGTCTAATATCACCTTAGCCATATGTgatatttttcaaatatttttaaaattttattccaTGGTTTCTGCCTAGATATGAATATATCCTCGTACCTTTAGTACTTTCTTGCAGTAAGCACTCATCAGTTCTACGAAAACCTGAAAAGATCCAACAAAGTAAGTACCAGAGCATAAAATCAGTTGGTGTATCAGTAATGTACTAATTACCGATGGAAAATAAATACTTACTGAACAGAAATTAAAGAGCTTGAAACATCAAATGTGTGGAGAGATAGATATAGTAAGTACAGAGAAGAGTAGTGCTATACGTAAGATTCTTTTAAAATGCCAACTGTTTGATTTAATAAGTTGGTTGATGGAAAATCAAAGATGCGAAAGTGTACCATTTCAGTACTGGTAAAAAGTTtgtaagaattttttttgtagcACATCATTTTCTTACAGGGAATATGCTAATATGAaggaaaaacaataataaacaGAGAAAGCTTGGAATTGAAATTGTGTTCCTCTTAGCACTGGAACTACACGTAAGATGGCAATGCCTGTTGTCGTTTTCCATAAACAATATATTTCTTCTACCAAACCAGACAGTGAAATTAAAACTAAAGGATTGCACCTGGACTCATCATCAtaaagtacttcctccattcaaGTTtgatcatcatttttttttaaaaaaaaacggatTTTCAAGTTTGATCGTCACATTTGCAGTTGGCATGCCGTTGCATCTCGTCCGACGCGCTGGCTGTTTCAGTTCGCACGTGAAATTAATCAGCCACTGCATGGACGCCTCAGGAGCACTGCCCGTTGCATGCATGTGAAATTAATAGCATTTACAATTGGCTACAGATCATTGGTTCCGCTGCgatcatcatgcatgcatgggctgTTACAATAGGCATGCCGACCCATTGGCCTGGGAGTAGATTAGGAAGATGATAAGCATGTTTGCTGTCCTTGGTCTTTGTGTCAGGCCAAAATATGACAGACAAActtgaatagagggagtatatgggaTGCTAATGGAATCAAGGTCAATGTGTCTATGTACAGTACATAGGACAGTTTAGCTGACCAGGGGAATAATCTTAGCCATCAAAAATCAACAAGTGTAATCCTAGTCTACAGTTATCAGCAAGTAACTAAGATTCATGTAATAAATACCTTCAATGATGGCCTTCTTTGCAGCTTTAACATCCATCTGTAAATCCATTTTTAATTACTATTAGGTAACTCACAAACCAAATTACTGTGTGCATTGCATTCAAGCAAAAAACGGATTAATCTAGAGATACCATTGAAATAAATCAAGTGACGGACCTAACTGAAATGACTCATTAATGGAAGGTAGCATAAGaggaaataaaacataaatCTAATGATGGAATACTCCcatatgataaaaaaagaaaaatagagaaacAATGAATGCGCAATTTTGCTAACACTAAACTATCACTCAGTGAAGAAAACAGAAGTTCAGATAGAACATGAATAGTGAAAACATTGAAAGGAAGCAGATAATGTAAACAGACCAACTCACGTGGTAATCCTGCTGCAATAACATTCTGATGCAAATGTTTCTGTGCATACTCTGCAGCCAGGCGACCACCATGTCCATCATATATTGCGAAATGAGCGCACCTGCATCAAGCTACACATCAGGCTGCAAGTATTGGATGCTAGGAGTTAAACTGAACAGAAAGAGGCAGACCTCAGGTTTCCCGGAGATTCCATGCTAGCATCAGGAAGCAGCACCCATGCATCTTCCATAGTATGCCTGCAACCCTTGTCTTCTGCAGCATCAGCTTCCACACTAGTCAAAATCACCCCATGGCCACTTGAAACATTCGAGTTGGTTGCTGCTTTCTCATCTGAAACACACGGGTTCGTCGACACCGTGTTTTCCTTTCGAGAGGCATCTCCTCCTTGAGCCTCATCGCCATTCGTTTCATGCGAAGCGTCAGATGTCAGAATGTGCTCCTTTTCAGCAGCAGCGCCGACAACTTTGGGGCGTTTTGATGCCCACTCTtcatcgccaccgccgttgtCGCTGGTTGCTTCACGCTTTTGATGAGCCATGACGACCTGAACTATAcagcttccaagttccaacagcCTCTTATCAATTTCACTAGCGCACTGAAATGCACAAACAAACAGAAGGAAATGAATCAAATGTGAGTGCATTTCGCTATATACTTTATATATTTGCTAAAAGCTAAATCAAAATATGAGCCCCTCTTCATCATCTGCATCTACCAGATCCCCACCCCTCTTCCCCAATCTCCCATGAACCAAACCCTTCCAAATCGACCCCCCAAAACCTAGCACTAGTAGCCATTCTCCCACATACCCACCACCCGAACCCTTCGTTCCCAGCATCACTCCTTTGTCCCCAGACCACATCGAAGCGATCGAGACGCGCTCTAAGAGCGCGGGCGAGCGAGCTCATCGCAGCAGAAATCGCAGCGGCAAAAACCGTAAAAAGGGAGAGGAGCTGAACAGAGCGCACGACCATGAaacctgaggaggaggaggaggaagcggagtACGGGAGCCCGCCGGCCgtcgtagcgccgccgccgccgccgccgtcgccggtgaacGAGAGGGtcggagagagaagaagaagaagaagggattTGGCGATTTTAGCCTCGTTTGGGTTGACCCCAATGTTGGCCCATCCACGTATTCGGGCCGGGCTGGAATCTCGGCCCACCGGAGTGGATGGGCCTGGGTTTCCGCCTAACCAGGGCCGGATTCCGCCCACGCGGGAACAATTCCTGGGCCAGATGAACGGTGGAGCCCATGTCACAGGGATTTCATTCTATCCTTTTCCTTTCTTGTATATAAGTCTTTGCTCTTCATAACTACTCCCTCTCTGTGCCTCTGtggttataaatattttattttgaagaaTAAGTTTGGATCAAATTTCCTAAAATTTTACTACCAATtctatatttaaataattttagaaatataataaattaatgataCTATGATAGTACTTGTAAAACAGAACTAAGGCTCTGTTCAGGAGGAGGGTTGGGCTGGCACGTAAAACAATGTTTgtattaacgcatgattaattaagtatttgttatttttttcaaaaatagattaatatgattttttaagcaactttcgtatagaaacttttttaaaaaaacacatcgtttagtagcttgaaaaacgtgcgcgcgcaAAACGAGGGTGGGGAGTTGGGAACCCTGGGGAATGAACAGAGCCTAAGTAGGGCTCAATTTCATGTATTTGACGGATCgagtttaaaaagtttgactaaattatGCATTAGTCGCACAGTCCTTCCTCACTGGTAGTGTAGCTTGGCAGCAGATTATGTTACGAACCCCTTTTAGTGCATATTAGATCGATCAGGTTACTCAGGCTCTATTAGGGCTTTAAGAtattattgtataaattagccatcacatcaacctaacCTACCCTCCTCTTTTTATTTGCACTAGTAAGGCTCAGGGGcaatgattagtttttttttaccaccgTTCATggcatatcttttttttcttttgttgttgtaTGAGAGGGAACAGTTGATTTTATCCCCCTTTTAGCACGTATCGGTTGTTTGATGATGCGAATCAACCAAAAGTAGCCACGTGTAGTCCTTACTGGTTTATGGGAGATGAGAGCACACCAATGCTCAGAAATCTCAGCTCTGCTTACACAGATGGAGATCCTCAGCAAGAGCTTCATAGACTTCAATTTACATTTTATTAGCCGAAATTGTAATAGGGTAGCACATGCTTGTGCCCGGATGGTATCCCAGAACTCTCGGGCGGTGGAGTGGCTTATAACCCCCTTATAACCCCACCTGGACTTAGGGATATCTTAATCCAAGATTGTAACCCTGACCGTGATTAATGAATCTCCggtcgccccccccccccccccccccccccaaaaaaaaaaccaatatgcaatttactctcTTTCTCCTTTATGTTTGTTATACTAGTTTATAATATTGTGGTTGAGAGCATCCTCATATGCTTGCCCATCCATCATTTTCGGTGGATAGTTCCTAGAGTCGAGACAAAACCCACTTATGACACATCCTTaacatttactccctccgtactcgaattagaagtcgttttggacaggaTTGTGCTTACCAAGGAATCATTAATTAAGGGGTATTCTTCCATGTTTGCTCTTATTAAATGAGGCTGCGGGTTTCCTTTTACAAGAATTGTTCATAGTTAGATTGGTTAGGCAGCCGCACCCAGTCTGGGCGGCGAGTGTAATGAACAGGCGCTATTAATGTGCATGATTACTGCGGACGGCGAGCATGCGCACGCAGGGGCAAACACGTCCACCTTCTATCCTCTGAGCGTGCCGCGACATTCTTTGTGAAAACACCATCGACACCCAAAACGACTTCTAATTCGAGTACGGAGGGAATATGCATGGTTTAATTATCTACGACATGGCTCTTGATCCACCACTTGTTGTGTGTCGACGAGCAGCCCCTGTAGCTGTTCAAGGCGGCCGGATGCTGGTTCCCAAAGTGATTCTTGCAATTtcacacaaataaaaaagaagaaggtaAAGATCATGCATAcaaattaactgaaaaaacataATTACCATGCATTATATGATGCATTGTCTTCATTGTAAAGCACTAAGGCATATAGATGATCCCAATTAAGATGACACTTTTCCTTGATAAAAGATCAGTTTCCCCTCCAATGTCtctctaaaagaaaataaagatcaCCAGGTTTTAGAGATAAGATTCATTTCATGTTACAGCGCAGCTGATAACGGCAGCTAGAATAATGGCAGTTGCTGCTGATGACTCTACATGTGTATTTAGGGATAAAAACGGATCGGATATTTTCTTGACCGTTCAGCCGTTTCTACTACAGTGACCAAATATGGCAAGTATTTTTTCTAACACCAGgaatattaaattaaataggATATGCTTTTATCTTAAAAACGGGTGAATGGGTTACCTAATACTTTTTTAGGTTATCTAAAACTCGTACTATTATCTAAAACCGATATTCGGATTAACAGATTTCTAGATTATATCACCATACTATATGACCGAATCTCACACCATCTTAGTCTAGGCTTTTTTTAGACTTATAAGCTAACTTATAAGATAAAAAGTCTACTCCTAACGAACAAAGcaagttttttgtttggttttttttaaagcCATATAAACCAAAAGCTCCATCATTTTCTTCAACAGAATGCATTAATTGTCCTGCGATCTCATTGTTGAAGAAGCTTTTTTGGTTTACGTGATGAAAGTGGAGGTATGACTCAAgcattaaataattaaaatattaggaCTTTAAATAATCGACTGGCTTATAAAACATATAAGCCAAAAGGTTAACTTGAAAAGCCAAGCCAATAAATCTAAACCTAAATAAAGAGAGCCTAAGCAAGTAGCTTATTGCTCTTTTTAACTTCCGAGGCCCTCCAAGCACGTGGATGGGAGCATAACTGGCATCATTATTTAATGCATGCTGGCCTATCCGATAATTTCGACATGTTCATAAATCGAGCCGTTCCACTCCCATATCATTTCCGACATCCGTGTATATATCCAAAAATGTACGGTGTAAGATATAGTATGATTATAACCGT comes from the Oryza glaberrima chromosome 9, OglaRS2, whole genome shotgun sequence genome and includes:
- the LOC127784084 gene encoding probable protein phosphatase 2C 67 isoform X1, whose amino-acid sequence is MCASEIDKRLLELGSCIVQVVMAHQKREATSDNGGGDEEWASKRPKVVGAAAEKEHILTSDASHETNGDEAQGGDASRKENTVSTNPCVSDEKAATNSNVSSGHGVILTSVEADAAEDKGCRHTMEDAWVLLPDASMESPGNLRCAHFAIYDGHGGRLAAEYAQKHLHQNVIAAGLPRELMDVKAAKKAIIEGFRRTDECLLQESTKGNWQDGATAVCVWVLGQTVVVANAGDAKAVLARSTSADGEGAVDDAKSQLKAIVLTREHKAIFPQERARIQKAGGSVGPNGRLQGRIEVSRALGDRQFKKVGLIATPDVHSFEVTRKDHFIILGCDGLWGVFGPGDAVEFVQNQLKETSSATLAVRRLVKEAVRERRCKDNCTAVLIVFKH
- the LOC127784084 gene encoding probable protein phosphatase 2C 67 isoform X2, which translates into the protein MAHQKREATSDNGGGDEEWASKRPKVVGAAAEKEHILTSDASHETNGDEAQGGDASRKENTVSTNPCVSDEKAATNSNVSSGHGVILTSVEADAAEDKGCRHTMEDAWVLLPDASMESPGNLRCAHFAIYDGHGGRLAAEYAQKHLHQNVIAAGLPRELMDVKAAKKAIIEGFRRTDECLLQESTKGNWQDGATAVCVWVLGQTVVVANAGDAKAVLARSTSADGEGAVDDAKSQLKAIVLTREHKAIFPQERARIQKAGGSVGPNGRLQGRIEVSRALGDRQFKKVGLIATPDVHSFEVTRKDHFIILGCDGLWGVFGPGDAVEFVQNQLKETSSATLAVRRLVKEAVRERRCKDNCTAVLIVFKH